The following coding sequences are from one Devosia yakushimensis window:
- a CDS encoding YqgE/AlgH family protein, whose protein sequence is MNSLEGQFLVAMPDMEDERFAESVILVVGHGSEGAMGLVVNHELANLRFADIIDELDLGDPDALIRLPDSIRQGAVMRGGPVEKGRGFVLHSADYTSGNSYKVGEGIYLTATLDILKAMAFGPRPKASLFALGCCGWGPGQLEGEISDNGWLTIPISRDLVFETPVEERYKAALASLHITRASFSPDAGHA, encoded by the coding sequence ATGAATTCGCTTGAAGGCCAATTTCTGGTTGCCATGCCAGATATGGAAGATGAACGCTTCGCCGAAAGCGTCATCCTCGTCGTTGGCCATGGCAGCGAGGGGGCCATGGGCCTCGTGGTCAATCACGAATTGGCCAATCTGCGCTTTGCCGACATTATCGACGAACTCGATCTGGGCGATCCCGACGCGCTGATCCGCCTGCCCGATTCGATCCGCCAGGGCGCAGTCATGCGCGGAGGTCCGGTGGAAAAGGGGCGCGGCTTCGTGCTCCATTCGGCCGATTACACCAGCGGCAATAGCTACAAGGTTGGCGAGGGCATCTATCTCACCGCCACGCTCGATATTCTCAAGGCCATGGCTTTTGGCCCGCGTCCCAAGGCCAGCCTTTTCGCGCTGGGCTGCTGCGGCTGGGGTCCGGGGCAGCTGGAAGGCGAGATCAGCGACAATGGTTGGCTGACCATCCCCATTTCCCGCGACCTGGTGTTCGAAACCCCGGTCGAAGAGCGCTACAAGGCGGCGCTGGCGAGCCTGCATATTACACGAGCGAGCTTCAGCCCGGATGCGGGACACGCTTAG
- a CDS encoding protein-disulfide reductase DsbD domain-containing protein, whose protein sequence is MQFLSALALLAATLTPALAGETPWQEVAPGVKLRLISSGLIKPDGQTLLGLEISMPETTKTYWRVPGETGLPTVLDFAGSTGVAGGEIVWPYPKRDEKDGYLDYVYYGPLVLPVAVTVTGEAPKAEIFATLGVCSEICVPAQARFSLPLADPEPDAPNGLRIRQALALAPVPWDGAKPPLGAVRYRAAERMLAVELADPGLDPASLIVATASGEPLFGAPQKSPEPHLVLIPILDKEGPIGLESQDVQLTFMTDMGAFEVTRTVAGSGD, encoded by the coding sequence ATGCAGTTTCTTTCCGCCCTTGCCCTCCTTGCCGCCACGCTCACACCCGCCCTCGCGGGCGAAACGCCATGGCAGGAAGTTGCCCCCGGCGTGAAGCTGCGGCTGATCAGTTCGGGCCTGATCAAGCCCGATGGCCAGACCCTGCTTGGTCTCGAAATTTCGATGCCCGAGACCACCAAGACTTATTGGCGCGTGCCGGGCGAAACGGGCCTGCCCACCGTGCTCGACTTCGCCGGCTCGACCGGTGTCGCCGGCGGAGAGATCGTCTGGCCCTATCCCAAACGGGATGAGAAGGACGGCTATCTCGACTATGTCTATTATGGGCCCCTGGTGCTGCCGGTGGCGGTGACCGTGACAGGCGAGGCCCCCAAGGCCGAGATTTTCGCCACCCTGGGCGTCTGCTCGGAAATCTGCGTGCCGGCCCAGGCGCGGTTCTCGCTGCCGCTGGCCGATCCCGAGCCCGATGCGCCCAATGGGCTGCGCATCCGCCAGGCGTTGGCGCTGGCCCCCGTGCCCTGGGATGGTGCAAAGCCGCCGCTTGGCGCGGTGCGATATCGTGCCGCCGAGCGCATGCTGGCCGTCGAACTGGCCGATCCGGGTCTCGATCCCGCCTCGCTGATCGTTGCCACGGCCAGTGGCGAACCGCTCTTCGGCGCGCCGCAAAAAAGCCCGGAACCACACCTAGTCCTCATCCCGATCCTGGATAAGGAAGGGCCGATAGGCCTCGAAAGCCAGGACGTTCAGCTCACATTCATGACCGATATGGGAGCTTTTGAAGTCACACGGACCGTTGCCGGTTCGGGCGACTGA
- a CDS encoding EAL domain-containing protein: MRPLFALAMWLAVSLLTIAPSAAFEVISVPEDVNAVNLSAVVEIVPGTDGRVQLSTAPGEDGIIRRIEVLASEQGTNPIFALFALRNESDQQIERLLVAPFFRLPNSGVFNPDLGNDRLKALTPSAGIRPVKLTDSEADVFEITLDPGATVTFVAELSSAQLPELYLWQPNPYRDYVNSFTLFRGVVLGVASLAAVFLTIMFVVKGRGVFPATAAFAWAVLVYLLIDFGVLGRLLGIPAGGMQPLRAASEAGIATTLAGFLFIYLNLHRWHLRFIHLALGLAALFLALFAFAFFQPAIAATIARLVLAMLGFSGFFLILLLALRGYDRAVLLVPTWIILISWLFYSWLVISGQVSNDVAQPAVGGGLVLIVMLLGFTAVQHAFSEGQVSVGTLSEVERRALALTGSGDFVFDWNIERDRVSVSDELATRLGEKRGALRGAIKRWLDRVHPDDRDRFRTAFDTLVELRRGKVSADMRIAGHDGSYRSFRMRVKPVLGGDGQVNRIVGTLQDVTEDRAARERLLHDAVHDSLTGLPNRQLFLDRLERALVRARTPGGTKPAVFLIDIDRFMELEERIGHSAADSVLLAISRRIARIMRPLDTVARVTGDQFAVILASEQAAGKIAETAEQIRKALKAPFNFGDRDLTLTASIGVTIYDSAPASAPDVLRDAELAMYYAKRLGGDRIEAYRASARSISAYNRASEEDLERGMKQGELHVQFQPVMDIQTGQLVGAEALMRWVHPTRGVVNPDEFVPLAERSGQIEKLGRLAFEQSAAQAKDWMTSLGLPEEFFISVNLSPSQLATETLLNDMRSLVSQDKELARHLKLEITESQVMTNPEHSAYMLQALRNLGLGLALDDFGTGHSSLSYLHRFPFDTIKIPAPFVKMSDDNGIAHTQAPIIKAVVGLATDLDLMVIAEGVETLDEIERLRQLNCRYAQGFAFGAAMTGAEFGKKLAAQLAR; this comes from the coding sequence ATGCGTCCTCTCTTTGCACTCGCGATGTGGCTTGCGGTTTCGCTCCTCACCATCGCGCCATCCGCCGCCTTTGAAGTCATCTCGGTCCCCGAAGACGTCAACGCCGTCAATCTGTCCGCCGTGGTCGAAATCGTCCCGGGCACCGATGGCCGCGTGCAATTGTCGACCGCGCCGGGCGAAGACGGCATCATTCGCCGCATCGAAGTGCTGGCGAGCGAGCAGGGGACCAATCCGATTTTTGCGCTCTTTGCGCTGCGCAATGAAAGCGACCAGCAGATCGAGCGGCTGCTGGTGGCACCATTTTTTCGTCTGCCCAATTCCGGCGTGTTCAACCCAGATCTCGGCAATGACCGCCTCAAGGCGCTGACTCCCAGCGCCGGCATCCGTCCGGTCAAGCTGACCGACAGCGAGGCCGATGTCTTCGAGATCACGCTCGATCCCGGCGCTACGGTGACTTTCGTGGCCGAACTCTCCTCGGCCCAATTGCCCGAACTTTATCTGTGGCAGCCCAATCCCTATCGCGACTATGTGAACTCCTTCACCCTGTTCCGCGGCGTGGTGCTGGGCGTGGCCTCGCTGGCCGCGGTGTTCCTCACCATCATGTTCGTGGTCAAGGGGCGCGGCGTGTTCCCGGCTACGGCGGCTTTTGCCTGGGCCGTGCTGGTCTATCTGCTGATTGATTTCGGCGTGCTGGGCCGCCTGCTTGGCATTCCGGCGGGAGGAATGCAGCCCCTGCGCGCGGCTTCCGAGGCGGGCATAGCCACCACATTAGCCGGATTCCTGTTCATTTATTTGAACCTACATCGCTGGCATCTGCGCTTCATCCATTTGGCGCTGGGTCTTGCCGCCCTGTTTCTGGCGCTCTTCGCCTTTGCCTTCTTCCAGCCCGCCATCGCCGCCACCATTGCCCGGCTGGTGCTGGCCATGCTCGGTTTTTCCGGCTTCTTCCTCATCCTGCTGCTGGCGCTGCGCGGCTATGATCGCGCCGTGCTGCTGGTGCCCACCTGGATCATCCTGATTTCCTGGCTGTTCTATTCCTGGCTGGTGATTTCGGGTCAGGTCTCCAACGACGTGGCTCAACCGGCCGTGGGTGGCGGGCTGGTGCTTATTGTCATGTTGCTGGGCTTTACCGCGGTGCAGCACGCCTTCTCCGAGGGACAGGTGTCGGTCGGCACGCTGTCCGAAGTTGAGCGCCGCGCCCTGGCGCTCACCGGCTCGGGCGATTTCGTCTTCGACTGGAATATCGAGCGCGACCGCGTCTCGGTGTCAGATGAATTGGCGACCCGCTTGGGCGAAAAACGCGGCGCATTGCGCGGCGCCATCAAGCGGTGGCTCGATCGCGTCCACCCCGACGACCGCGACCGCTTCCGCACGGCTTTCGACACCTTGGTCGAGCTGCGCCGCGGCAAGGTTTCGGCCGATATGCGAATAGCCGGTCACGATGGGAGCTATCGCAGCTTCCGCATGCGGGTCAAACCGGTGTTGGGCGGCGACGGCCAGGTCAACCGCATCGTCGGCACCCTGCAGGACGTCACCGAGGACCGCGCCGCCCGCGAACGCCTGCTGCATGATGCTGTGCACGATAGCCTTACGGGCCTGCCCAATCGCCAGCTCTTCCTCGACCGACTGGAGCGCGCCCTGGTGCGCGCGAGGACACCGGGCGGCACCAAGCCGGCTGTGTTCCTTATCGACATCGACCGCTTCATGGAGCTTGAGGAACGCATCGGCCACTCGGCCGCCGATTCCGTGCTGTTGGCCATTTCCCGCCGCATCGCCCGCATAATGCGGCCGCTCGATACCGTCGCCCGCGTCACCGGCGACCAATTCGCCGTGATCCTGGCGTCCGAGCAGGCCGCCGGCAAGATCGCGGAAACCGCCGAACAGATCCGCAAGGCACTCAAGGCCCCGTTCAATTTCGGCGACCGCGACCTGACCCTGACCGCCTCGATCGGCGTCACCATCTATGACAGCGCCCCCGCCTCGGCACCCGATGTACTGCGCGACGCAGAGCTCGCCATGTATTACGCCAAGCGCCTGGGCGGCGACCGCATCGAAGCCTATCGCGCTTCGGCCCGCTCCATTTCGGCCTATAACCGCGCCAGCGAAGAAGACCTTGAACGCGGCATGAAGCAGGGCGAGCTGCATGTGCAGTTCCAGCCGGTCATGGACATCCAGACCGGCCAGCTCGTGGGCGCCGAAGCCTTGATGCGCTGGGTGCATCCGACCCGCGGCGTGGTCAATCCCGATGAATTCGTGCCCCTGGCCGAACGCTCCGGCCAGATTGAAAAGCTCGGGCGCCTCGCCTTCGAGCAATCGGCCGCTCAGGCCAAGGACTGGATGACCTCGCTGGGCCTGCCCGAGGAATTCTTCATCTCGGTTAACCTGTCGCCCAGCCAGTTGGCCACCGAAACCCTGCTCAACGACATGCGGAGCCTGGTCAGCCAGGACAAGGAATTGGCGCGTCATTTGAAGCTCGAAATCACCGAGAGCCAGGTGATGACCAACCCTGAGCATTCCGCCTATATGCTGCAGGCGCTGCGTAATCTGGGCCTGGGTCTGGCGCTGGACGATTTCGGCACCGGCCATTCATCGTTGAGCTACCTGCACCGCTTCCCCTTCGACACCATCAAAATCCCGGCACCCTTCGTCAAGATGAGCGACGATAACGGTATCGCCCATACCCAGGCGCCGATTATCAAGGCTGTGGTGGGCTTGGCGACCGATCTCGACCTCATGGTCATTGCCGAAGGCGTCGAAACGCTGGACGAGATCGAACGCCTGCGCCAGCTCAACTGCCGCTACGCCCAGGGCTTCGCCTTTGGCGCCGCGATGACCGGCGCGGAATTCGGCAAGAAACTGGCGGCGCAATTGGCGCGGTAG
- the gcvPA gene encoding aminomethyl-transferring glycine dehydrogenase subunit GcvPA, with protein MRYLPHSDHERAEMLGVIGAADIDALFSAVPKKALKSFDLGLPAHSPEFLVEAHMRALAAKNHAGADGPFFVGAGAYRHHVPATVDHLIQRSEWLTAYTPYQPEISQGTLQMLFEFQTQVAKLTGMDVANASLYDGSTGTAEAVLMARRLTKRSKIVLSGGLHPHYRDVVRAYLKDDADLEILSASPEGQGDILDHIDETTAAIVIQTPDFYGHLRNLKTAADAAHAKGALLIVVITEVVSLGLLEAPGALGADIVVAEGQSIGNALNFGGPYLGLMATRKEFIRQMPGRLCGETVDADGQRGFVLTLSTREQHIRREKATSNICTNSGLCALAFSIHMGLLGEAGFTRLARLNHANACTLADALEGVPGVRVLNKTFFNEMTISTPLPGAALIERLAARGILGGVPVSRLIPDDPAVGNLIILAATELTSAADIAALCTALSEELQ; from the coding sequence ATGCGCTACCTCCCCCATTCCGACCATGAACGCGCCGAGATGCTTGGCGTCATCGGCGCGGCCGATATCGATGCCCTGTTCAGCGCCGTGCCCAAAAAGGCGCTCAAGAGCTTTGATCTCGGCCTGCCCGCCCATAGCCCAGAATTTCTGGTCGAAGCGCATATGCGGGCGCTGGCGGCCAAGAACCATGCGGGGGCGGATGGCCCGTTCTTCGTGGGAGCGGGGGCCTATCGGCACCATGTGCCGGCGACGGTCGATCACCTGATCCAGCGCTCGGAATGGCTCACGGCCTATACGCCCTACCAGCCGGAAATCTCGCAGGGCACGCTGCAGATGCTGTTCGAATTCCAGACCCAGGTGGCCAAGCTCACCGGCATGGATGTGGCCAATGCCAGCCTTTATGACGGCTCGACCGGCACGGCCGAAGCGGTGCTGATGGCCCGGCGCCTCACCAAGCGCAGCAAGATCGTGCTGTCGGGCGGGCTTCATCCGCATTATCGCGATGTGGTGCGGGCCTATCTCAAGGATGATGCCGACCTCGAAATCCTTTCGGCCTCGCCCGAAGGCCAGGGCGATATCCTGGACCATATCGACGAGACGACTGCGGCCATCGTTATCCAGACGCCGGACTTCTACGGCCATCTGCGCAACCTCAAGACCGCGGCTGACGCTGCCCATGCCAAGGGCGCGCTGCTGATCGTGGTGATTACCGAAGTGGTGTCGCTGGGCCTGCTGGAAGCGCCCGGCGCTTTAGGTGCCGATATCGTGGTGGCCGAGGGCCAGTCGATCGGCAATGCGCTTAATTTCGGCGGGCCCTATCTGGGGCTCATGGCCACGCGCAAGGAATTCATCCGCCAGATGCCGGGGCGGCTCTGCGGCGAGACGGTGGATGCCGATGGACAGCGCGGCTTCGTGCTGACGCTCTCTACCCGCGAACAGCATATCCGCCGCGAAAAGGCGACCAGCAATATCTGCACCAATTCGGGGCTCTGTGCGCTCGCCTTCTCGATCCATATGGGTCTCTTGGGCGAAGCTGGCTTTACCCGTCTTGCCCGGCTCAACCATGCCAATGCCTGCACCCTGGCCGATGCGCTTGAGGGCGTGCCGGGGGTGCGCGTGCTCAACAAGACCTTCTTCAATGAGATGACCATCAGTACGCCCCTGCCCGGCGCGGCGCTGATCGAACGACTGGCGGCGCGCGGCATTCTGGGTGGCGTGCCGGTCAGCCGGCTTATTCCCGATGATCCGGCGGTCGGCAATCTCATCATCCTGGCCGCCACCGAACTCACCAGTGCTGCCGACATCGCCGCGCTCTGCACCGCTCTTTCGGAGGAACTGCAATGA
- a CDS encoding redoxin family protein produces the protein MIERGSPVPSVRIKLVGAEGASDTTSDAVLGSGTVAFFAVPGAFTPTCHVNHLPGYLANLGKLEAAGVDKVVCASVNDHHVMKAWAEASGALGRIEFIADGNGELAEALGLAKDFSGSGMGKRFARASILFRNGKADAVFLEDGPGVNASGAPAMLMALETANG, from the coding sequence ATGATCGAACGTGGCAGTCCGGTTCCGTCGGTGCGGATCAAGCTTGTTGGCGCAGAGGGCGCCAGTGACACCACCAGCGATGCGGTTCTGGGCAGCGGCACCGTGGCGTTCTTCGCCGTGCCGGGCGCTTTTACGCCAACCTGCCATGTCAATCATCTGCCCGGCTATCTCGCCAATCTCGGTAAGCTTGAGGCCGCCGGCGTCGACAAGGTCGTCTGCGCCTCGGTCAACGACCACCATGTGATGAAGGCCTGGGCTGAAGCCTCGGGCGCGCTCGGCAGAATCGAATTCATTGCCGATGGCAATGGCGAACTGGCCGAAGCGCTGGGCCTCGCCAAGGATTTCTCGGGTTCGGGCATGGGCAAGCGCTTTGCCCGCGCCTCGATCCTGTTCCGCAACGGCAAGGCCGACGCGGTCTTTCTCGAGGATGGCCCGGGCGTCAATGCCAGCGGTGCCCCCGCCATGCTGATGGCGCTCGAAACGGCCAATGGCTGA
- the gcvPB gene encoding aminomethyl-transferring glycine dehydrogenase subunit GcvPB, with protein sequence MSMNNQGRPTGTGTSGFASTSGSAMLPNEPLLFEIGDNEHSGVDLPEVKISGDRLSGFERKSPLDLAGLTEPEAMRHYVRLSRLNHSIDSGMYPLGSCTMKHNPRLNEKMARLPGFADIHPLQPVSTVQGALELMNQLSHWLMTLTNTAAVALTPKAGAHGELLGMMAIKAAQDAAGQSHRTIVLVPESAHGTNPATAAFLGYSVKPIPARADGTVDVQAVKDALSPDVAAIMLTNPNTCGLFEPQVIEIAEAVHAAGAFFYCDGANFNAIMGVVRPGDLGIDAMHINLHKTFSTPHGGGGPGAGPVVLSAALAPFAPVPFVRRGEHGLELVEHEEGQALGRITAFQGQMGMYVRALTYMLSHGGDGLAQAAQDAVLNANYIKARLAHAFSVPFDDYPTMHEALFDDSFLAGTGVTTLDFAKALIDEGFHPMTMYFPLVVHGAMLIEPTESESKQTLDRFCAVMEELAADAKAGNAERFTSAPMKAPRRRLDETRAARSPILKWEKPEVELKAAE encoded by the coding sequence ATGAGCATGAACAATCAGGGCCGCCCCACCGGCACCGGCACTTCGGGCTTTGCCTCCACCTCCGGTTCGGCCATGTTGCCGAACGAACCGCTGCTGTTCGAAATCGGCGATAATGAGCATTCCGGCGTCGACCTGCCGGAGGTCAAGATTTCGGGCGACCGGCTGAGCGGCTTCGAGCGCAAGAGCCCGCTCGACCTGGCCGGGCTGACCGAGCCCGAGGCAATGCGTCATTATGTGCGCCTGTCGCGCCTCAATCACTCGATCGACAGCGGCATGTATCCGCTGGGCTCGTGCACGATGAAGCACAATCCGCGTCTAAACGAGAAGATGGCGCGCTTGCCCGGCTTTGCCGATATCCATCCGCTGCAGCCGGTTTCGACCGTGCAGGGGGCGCTCGAGCTGATGAACCAGCTTTCGCACTGGCTGATGACGCTGACCAATACCGCAGCCGTGGCGCTGACGCCCAAGGCCGGCGCGCATGGCGAATTGCTGGGCATGATGGCGATCAAGGCCGCGCAGGATGCTGCCGGGCAGAGCCATCGCACTATCGTACTGGTGCCCGAAAGCGCGCATGGCACCAATCCGGCAACCGCCGCTTTCCTGGGCTATAGCGTCAAGCCGATTCCGGCCCGGGCCGATGGCACGGTGGATGTGCAGGCGGTCAAGGATGCGCTCTCGCCCGACGTGGCCGCAATCATGCTGACCAATCCGAACACCTGCGGCCTCTTCGAGCCGCAAGTCATCGAGATCGCCGAAGCCGTGCATGCGGCTGGCGCGTTCTTCTACTGCGACGGGGCCAATTTCAACGCTATCATGGGCGTGGTGCGACCAGGCGATCTTGGGATCGACGCCATGCATATCAACCTGCACAAGACCTTCTCGACGCCGCATGGCGGGGGCGGGCCGGGCGCGGGTCCGGTCGTGCTCTCGGCAGCGCTGGCGCCGTTTGCGCCGGTGCCTTTCGTGCGCAGAGGCGAGCATGGGCTGGAGCTGGTGGAACACGAAGAGGGCCAGGCACTGGGGCGCATCACCGCCTTCCAGGGCCAGATGGGCATGTATGTCCGCGCGCTCACCTATATGCTCAGCCATGGCGGGGATGGCCTCGCCCAGGCGGCGCAGGATGCCGTGCTCAATGCCAATTACATCAAGGCGCGGCTGGCCCATGCCTTCTCCGTGCCGTTTGACGATTACCCGACCATGCATGAGGCGCTGTTCGATGACAGTTTCCTGGCCGGAACGGGTGTCACCACGCTCGATTTCGCCAAGGCGCTGATCGACGAGGGTTTCCACCCCATGACCATGTATTTCCCCCTGGTCGTGCATGGCGCCATGCTGATCGAACCCACCGAAAGCGAAAGCAAGCAGACGCTGGACCGCTTCTGCGCGGTAATGGAAGAACTGGCCGCCGATGCCAAGGCGGGTAATGCCGAGCGGTTCACCTCGGCGCCGATGAAGGCCCCGCGCCGCCGGCTGGACGAGACACGGGCAGCGCGCAGCCCGATCTTGAAGTGGGAAAAGCCGGAGGTTGAGCTGAAGGCAGCTGAATAG
- a CDS encoding GntR family transcriptional regulator: MPQPKDDTIAVRISKVLAERIIAGVLEPGARLRQDHIAAEFGASHVPVREAFRRLEAQGLAISEPRRGVRVAAFDLAEVKEVAEMRAALEVLALRHAAPHLTTAILDAAEQATYAGDKSPDVASWEAANRLFHRTLLAPCGMPRLLAAIDDLHAVSARFLFAAWRSAWEARTDHDHLAILAALRAGDVEEAATVLARHVRWIGQKPVRTASGQTRKVFTIVG; this comes from the coding sequence ATGCCCCAGCCCAAAGATGACACCATTGCCGTCCGGATCAGCAAGGTTCTGGCCGAGCGGATCATCGCCGGCGTGCTCGAGCCGGGCGCGCGGTTGCGACAGGATCATATCGCGGCCGAATTCGGCGCCAGCCACGTGCCCGTGCGCGAGGCCTTCCGGCGGCTCGAGGCTCAGGGCCTAGCGATCAGCGAGCCGCGCCGTGGCGTGCGTGTCGCCGCCTTCGATCTGGCCGAAGTCAAGGAAGTGGCCGAGATGCGCGCCGCCCTCGAAGTGCTGGCCCTGCGTCACGCCGCGCCGCATCTGACCACGGCCATTCTCGATGCTGCCGAACAGGCGACCTATGCTGGCGACAAGTCCCCCGACGTCGCCTCCTGGGAGGCGGCCAACCGCCTGTTTCACCGCACTCTGCTGGCCCCCTGCGGCATGCCGCGCCTGCTGGCGGCGATCGATGACCTGCATGCCGTCAGTGCCCGCTTTCTCTTCGCCGCCTGGCGATCGGCCTGGGAAGCGCGCACCGACCACGATCACCTGGCTATCCTCGCCGCCCTGAGAGCAGGGGATGTGGAGGAAGCCGCGACCGTGCTGGCGCGTCATGTCCGCTGGATCGGCCAGAAACCCGTGCGAACGGCCTCCGGCCAGACGCGGAAGGTTTTTACGATAGTGGGGTGA
- a CDS encoding biotin transporter BioY — MNSLATASHSGFSPLRLADRPLVWQVAAVVLGTLFLALSSYVEVPMVPVPMTMQTFAVAMVGALYGWRLGGITITAWLIEGAIGLPVLSGGAAGAIHFVGPTAGYLFAFPFAGALVGWLAERGWNGQRPVLAFVAALAGNAACLALGGAWLAVMIGAEQAFIHGVAPFLVGAVLKSVLGAAALAGLQRVVKR, encoded by the coding sequence ATGAACTCTCTGGCCACCGCATCTCATTCCGGTTTCAGCCCACTGCGTCTGGCTGACCGGCCCCTGGTCTGGCAGGTCGCCGCCGTCGTTCTTGGCACGCTGTTCCTGGCGCTTTCGTCCTATGTCGAAGTGCCCATGGTGCCGGTGCCCATGACCATGCAGACCTTCGCCGTCGCCATGGTGGGCGCGCTTTATGGCTGGCGCCTTGGCGGCATCACCATCACGGCCTGGCTGATCGAAGGGGCAATCGGCCTGCCGGTCCTTTCGGGCGGCGCCGCGGGCGCGATCCATTTCGTTGGGCCCACCGCCGGTTATCTCTTTGCCTTCCCGTTTGCCGGTGCCCTGGTCGGCTGGCTGGCCGAACGCGGCTGGAATGGTCAGCGGCCGGTTCTTGCCTTTGTCGCGGCTCTTGCCGGCAACGCCGCCTGCCTCGCCCTGGGCGGCGCCTGGCTTGCGGTGATGATCGGCGCCGAACAGGCCTTCATCCACGGCGTTGCGCCCTTCCTGGTTGGTGCGGTGCTCAAGTCCGTGCTCGGCGCGGCAGCGCTGGCCGGTCTGCAGCGCGTGGTCAAGCGTTGA
- a CDS encoding DUF1284 domain-containing protein, producing the protein MTVKLRAHHLLCMLTYVGRGYTPAFTANYDIIIARLGAGETIELVAGPDDVCAPLLATGQPHCHNDSVIERDRLARLAVADLLAPHIDLTGPFHLNTTMLASLRGAFSTGQIRPACAGCEWSELCDNVARSGYAGTSLTIATC; encoded by the coding sequence TTGACCGTCAAGCTGCGGGCCCATCACCTGCTCTGCATGCTCACCTATGTCGGCAGGGGGTATACCCCTGCCTTCACTGCCAATTACGACATCATCATCGCTCGCCTCGGCGCGGGCGAAACCATCGAGCTGGTTGCCGGCCCGGACGATGTCTGCGCCCCCCTGCTGGCCACCGGCCAGCCCCATTGCCATAACGATAGCGTTATCGAGCGAGACCGCCTGGCGCGGCTTGCCGTCGCCGATTTGCTCGCCCCGCATATCGACCTGACAGGGCCCTTTCACCTCAATACGACCATGCTCGCCAGCTTGCGCGGTGCATTTTCCACCGGCCAGATTCGCCCCGCCTGTGCCGGTTGCGAATGGTCCGAACTCTGCGACAACGTCGCTCGCTCAGGCTATGCGGGCACATCCCTGACCATCGCCACCTGTTAG
- a CDS encoding class I SAM-dependent methyltransferase, translating into MKKNLNRARSQSWDAVAHWYAGWTGTNGSRYHRTLAVPLLLELLDPRAGEHIADLGCGPGILAPPVAARGARFIGVDLSPKLIAEARRNHGRVGRFHVGDATNLPRHADLPAGGFDGASFLLSIQDINPLGDAMDNAARLLKPGGRLAMVMLHPCFRVPRQSGWGWDEGRGLKFRRLDSYLTPLAVPMQSHASGTTRSYHRPLGAYAEALARAGLALTDIREVSDLPGQGDSKADRRAAGEFPLFLGLRAVKLG; encoded by the coding sequence ATGAAAAAGAACCTCAATCGCGCCCGCTCGCAGAGCTGGGACGCTGTCGCCCATTGGTATGCCGGTTGGACCGGCACCAATGGCAGCCGCTATCACCGCACCCTTGCCGTGCCCCTGTTGCTCGAATTGCTCGATCCACGGGCCGGAGAGCATATTGCCGATCTGGGCTGCGGCCCGGGCATTCTCGCGCCGCCAGTGGCCGCGCGCGGCGCCCGTTTCATCGGCGTGGACCTCTCGCCAAAGCTCATTGCCGAGGCGCGGCGCAATCACGGCCGGGTCGGGCGCTTCCATGTCGGAGATGCTACCAATCTGCCACGGCATGCCGACCTGCCGGCGGGCGGCTTCGACGGAGCGAGTTTCCTGCTCTCCATTCAGGATATTAATCCGCTCGGGGATGCGATGGACAATGCCGCCCGGCTGCTCAAGCCTGGCGGGCGGCTCGCCATGGTTATGCTGCATCCCTGTTTCCGCGTGCCGCGCCAGAGCGGCTGGGGCTGGGATGAGGGCAGGGGCCTCAAGTTCCGCCGCCTCGATTCCTACCTGACGCCGCTGGCCGTGCCGATGCAATCCCATGCCAGCGGTACCACCCGCAGCTATCACCGCCCGCTCGGGGCCTATGCCGAAGCGTTGGCCAGAGCAGGCCTGGCGTTGACCGACATAAGGGAGGTGAGTGATCTGCCGGGGCAGGGGGACAGCAAGGCTGATCGGCGGGCGGCCGGGGAGTTTCCGCTGTTTCTGGGGTTGCGGGCGGTGAAGCTGGGATAG